The genomic DNA ATGGCGCAGGTGCGCTCGGTGAAAAGCGTGCTCTTGCACGTAATGAAACGCCGTTATTCGAGATGCTGGCTCGCGCATTTGCGCGCGAGCCCGATCGACTCACCCGGGTTCACGAACTAGTGAAGCGGCTTCGCGATGAAACAACCGAAGATGACCCAATATTGACCGACGATTTCATTGGGATTTGGTCTGTATTCGAACACGCTCTATCCGAAGAGGAAGGCAAATGACGCGTAATTTCCAGGCAAGCACGCTTCTCAGGGGGCTGAAGGACTTCCAGCGCGCGACCGTCGAATATGTATTCGCACGCATGTTCGATGAGAACGATCCTGCCATGCGCTTCCTGGTTGCCGACGAGGTGGGTCTCGGCAAAACGATGATCGCCAAGGGCGTGATTGCAAAGACGATCGACCATCTGGAGCGTACCGGCGAACGTCTTGACATCGTTTACGTGTGCTCTAACGCCGAGATTGCGGCTCAAAACATCAAGCGCCTCATGTTGCCGGGCCAATCGATGATCCCCCACGCCACGCGACTGACGCTTTTGCCGCTCATCACTGATAAGTTGGACAGCCGTCGGGTGAACCTTATCAGCTTCACGCCGGGGACAACGTTCGGCAAGAAGAAAGGCGGCGGCCGTCGCACGGGCCGCAAAGAGGAGCGGCGTCTCATCTATCAAATGCTCCGTGAACTAGATGGTGTTCACGATCGGGGATTCCGACATGCACTGAGGGGCAGCGCTGGTGACTACTGGGACACCGAGGCACAAATTGTCATCAAATATGATAAGGCTATCGAGCAGGAGTACCGCGAGAGGGTCGCTGAAAATTCAACGCTACTCGCGGAACTGCGTGAAATAGCAGTGGTGTACAGCGATCGCCGCATGAAGATTAGCGAAATTAATCAGGCGCGTTGTATGAAGCTAATAGGTGACCTCCGTGCACTACTCGCCCGCGTGTGCTTAGTCGCTCTTAAGCCAGCGCTTGTCATTCTCGACGAATTTCAGCGCTTTAACGAACTCTTTGACGATCCGGAAGCGGGGGAAAATCCAGCCGCCGAACTAGCACACCAGCTCTTCAATTACGAAGGTCGGGCACGTGTACTGCTGCTCTCCGCGACGCCCTATAAGATGTTTGCGCGAGATGACGAAGACGAAGACCACTACGCCGACTTTCTCCACACATTGCGGTTTCTGTTTCCGGGAGATCGAGAAACGATCGCGGCTTTAAAGGCAAATATATCCGCGCTACGCACGGGAATGCTCGGTACGAAGAATATGGCTGGACTCGCCAAGCTTGACCCGGTAAAAAACAGAATCGAATCGGCGCTGAAACGCGTAATGTGTAGAACCGAGCGTGTAGAAGCTACGCAGCACGCCGACTCCATGGTCGTAGAGCGGCCTCTCACACCACAGTTGAGTCAACGTGACTTAAAGGACTTCAGAGCGCTCGAGGAACTCGCAGATGAGCTCAAAGAGCGCGAGACGATCGAATACTGGAAATCGAGCCCTTATCTGCTCAATTTCATGGGCCAATACGCGTTCAAGGACGCGGTTCGTGAACAAACTGGCAGCAAGACCTCGGGCATCCATGCAGCGTTTTCCGAGCGGAACCTCGCATTACTGGAAAAGCGTGACATCAACGGCTACAAAGCAATCGATCCGGGTAATGCACGTCTGCGTGCACTGATTGATCGAATCGATACCGAAGGGCTGTGGAAACTGCTATGGATGCCGCCGTCGATGAAATACTGGGGCGCGGGCGGTGAATACAAGCAGATCGGGTCGGTCAGCAAGCATCTCGTTTTTTCGGCCTGGAATGTCGTGCCCGACGCACTCGCTGCTTTGCTGTCCTTTGAGGCGGAGCGCCGCATAGTAAGTGACATTGATCGCAAGCTCAAGTACACCGAGATGCCACGCCGTTTCGGGCAACAATTGCGCTTCTCAAATTCCCCTGATGGCAGACCGGCAGGCATGTCAGCGCTTTTACTCGCATTTCCGTCACAAGCTCTCGCGCGAATCGTTGACCCCCTCAACCTGCATGATGACGGAATCACCGTCCCGACTTACGCAGCGGCGCGTGAGCACGCAATGAACTTAATCGGGCCGGCTCTCAGACCACTCGTGAACTCCCGCGTTACCGATGGGCCCGTGGACAGGCGCTGGTATTGGGTGGCACTCGCACGGATAGAAGCAGTCCAACACCCCGAGGGCCGCCGATGGTGCTCGGAACGCTGGGCGGAGGCACGCCTTGCCCGTCACGACGATGATGCGGACTCGTCGACCGGATTCGACGCGCACGTAAGATTTTGGCTCGACGCGTGGGACAACAAAATTGAAGAGCTCGGACGCGTGCCTTCCGATCTTATAGAAGTCCTCGCGGACATCGCGCTCGCTGCTCCGGCGACGTGTGCGCTACGGACACTCTCCAGGATTTGGCCACACGGGGAAACGCCCAGCGAGATGTTAGACGCGGCAGCGCGCATTGCGGAGGGCCTGCGTAGCCAATTCAACTCTCCGCGCGCGGTTGCCATGCTAAAGGCCGTAGAGGACGAAGACTCGTACTGGCAAAGCGCGCTTCAGTATGGCGCGGACGGCAACTTGCAGGCCCTGCTGGACGAATACGCACATATCCTATTCGACTCACATGGACTCGGCGAGCGTTCTGCCGCAGAGGGCTACGAAACGCTTGCCAAAGCCATGTTTGAAGCTATGTCGTTGAGAAGCGCAACGTTGCGCCCCGACGAAATCGTAGTGCAAGACGGTAGAGTCAGCGTGGCCCCTCTTGATACAGCAATTCGGACGCATTTCGCATTGCGGTTCGGGACCCAGGACGAGGAGGAAGGCGCTGTCGCGCGAAAGGAGTCGGTACAAGCTGCTTTTAACTCGCCGTTCTGGCCATTCGTACTTGCGTCGACGTCCATCGGACAGGAGGGACTCGACTTTCACTGCTGGTGTCATTCGGTCATTCACTGGAACCTGCCGTCAAACCCAGTCGACATGGAACAGCGCGAAGGTCGAGTTCACCGCTACAAAGGCTACGCGGTGCGCAAGAACGTGGCGAGCTGCCATGGAGAGGCGGCCCTGCGGCGCGCGTCTCACGGGAATTTAGATCTCTGGAATGGTCTTTTCAACCTGGCCGTCGAAAACCGCCCTGCAGACTCAAACGATCTGATCCCGTACTGGATTTACGAAACCGAGGGAGGTGCGCGCATCGAGCGTACGGTGATGGCGCTCCCACTCAGCTGCGACGAAGCACGCTATCGTCGCCTCAAGCGAAGTCTTGCGCTCTATCGCTTGGTCTTCGCTCAACCGCGCCAGGAAGACTTGCTTGCGTGTCTCGAGCAAACCATGAGCGAGAACGATGCAAAGCGCGAAGTAGCGCGCTGGAGGATTTCACTGCGACCAGACTCTACTCCAGGTACTCCAAGGAACTGAGCACCGTTCAAATTTATCCCCACGACATCAAACTCGCGGTAGCCATAGGCTCCCAGCTACGTATTCGGTGTATATATGAGCAAGCAACTGCCAAACTTGATCTACATAGTGAAGCCCGAAGAGGTTCCGCAATCATCCAACGCTGCTGAAACGTATCCGAATTTTACGATTCCGGGAGTTACTCCCACCGTTGATACACAGCCCCACATCAGGCCGGCACCAAGCGATATAGCACTAAGTTCGACGGCTGCACTCGCGGCACGTGCAGCACTAACAACTGTAGCCCCGGTCGGTTTACCAGTTTCACTACTTGTCGCCGTAGCCACATATAGCCCGGCAATTATGCAGCTCTTCACCAAAAACAAAGAAGAGCTACCAAAAGAAATCGAAAGTCAGCTTGAAAAGGTGGGGGATGAGGATGTTCAGGCCTTTATGCGCGAGCATGCGTACTCTTTGCAAATGACTGAGCAAGATGATCTGATGTTTCCCCCGGGACATCCTCAGATTGGGAAGGTCTATCAGCGCCACCCTCTTGCCAAAGTTAAGAGCGCAAACAAGGAGCGCGTGTTCATACCGGCAGAACAGTATGACAAACTGCTTCTTGAAGAACGAGAAGCAGAACTTCTCAGGCTGTTGGTGCATCTAGGTGCGACGAGCATATCCATAGCAAAGAGACGGCGGGTGACGAAGTCGTCAAAGTTTGAGGTAAACGTGTCGGGGTCGGCTCCCATCGCCAGTGCAGATATCGCGGCTACACAAGCGTCCAAGACAGCAATGGATGATGCCGATACCCGTGTGTTCGAACTGGTGGGCAAGGGTTGGCGATCAGGAGAAACGCTCGACAGGTCGCTTTTCGCATGGGCGGCATTCGAACCGTCGTGGGATGCATTGATCGTTGCGAGGGAAATTGGTGGCTGCACGCAAGCCGAACTGGAAGTCCGAGAAACGTCCATCTTCTCGTCGGACCGAAACCTGACTTCAGCAGTCGCAGCAAAGCTCTATAAGGCAAATGCCGGAGGTGGAATTGCGAGTGAGAAAGAGGAAGAAAGCGTCTATATCGTCAAAACTCAGTTTGCCGCTCCGTTGTCAGCAAAAAACGTTTGATTAATTGCGAAGTTAAGGACTTCACTTCCCTCATGTGATGCCTTACTGACAAAATTTATGGCAGCCTAGAGTGATTAGGCCGCACTCGAGAGAGGCAATCCCCTCAGCAACTCGTCATCGAGTTCGTCCACAGTTAAAGGATATTGCAAGAGCAAATGTTCCAGCTGGTCGCGCTCAATCAATTGGACACGATTGGCCTCGGCCTGGGAGTGCGCGCCAGTATTGAAGCGCCGGTTCGTTACGCACACGCGTCTGAAGCGCGTTCCAGAGTAAGTGTTCTGGTACCGCGCAGCGCCGGCTGCCACTTCCTTCACCGCGTCCCAACCAACCTCAACGTTCGCGGATGACTTGCACTGGAGTAACTCACCGTCCTTTCCCCGCAGCGCAATCACATCAATGCCACCGTCACCGCCCCTCTTAGCCGTCACTGACGCGACATATCCACGCTTCTCCCACAACAGTCTGCAGAAGTACTCAAAGCTGCCACCGTCGAGACGGTCGATGTCCTCGAGCGTGAGATACCTAGGCTGAGTTGAGGCGGATGCAGGCAAGTCTCCCAACAGTTCCGACATGCGTACATCTTCGACGTTGCCGTTCAGCATGGCTTCCATCGACGAACTGTTCATGGTGGTTCCCGCGAGTTTTCCCTTGCGCTTCAGCATTTCGTCAAGGCGTACCTCAAACGTCGGAAAGTCCGCAACGACAGTTGGGCAGTAGACAAACACGTCCCTTTCTTGACCGATGCGGTACGCCCGGTCCGTGGCTTGGTTTTCCTTTGCTGCGTTCCACGCGCGGGTGTAGTGGAAAACATGATTCGCCGCCGTCACATTAAGGCCGGCACCAGCGGCTAAGGTTGAGAGAATAATGACGTTGAATCCATCAATACCAGAGAAACGGTCAATGAAGGCTTGGCGGCCCTGCGTATCGCCGTTCACCACTGACGGTTTAAGGCCAAAGCGCTGATGGATGAAATAGGCAAGCGCCGCCTGTACTTCGCGCAATTCGGTGAAGATGATAGCTTTCTCCGAGCGGCACTTAACTTGCCGAAGTTGTTCTAGCAGCCACCGCATCTTCGGCGAATTCTCAAGATGCGCATCAAGACCGCGCTTGTCCGGGGCAAACCGGCTTCCCGGTAGACAATAGGGCTCAGCGCAAACAGCCTTCATCAGATGCAGGGCGCCGAACGAAAGTCTCGCGCGCTGCCGGGCATCCTGCTCCGCTGCGGCGTCCAGAAGCTTTTTGAGACCGCCCTTGTACAAAACCAGCTGGTAGCCCGAAATCGCAACCTCCAAGCGCTCACCGTCCGGTGGATTGATGCTGAGCGAAGCCACTGCTTCCGTCAGTCCTTGAAGGACGAAGTACTTCTTCTTAAGTTCGTCCGCAATGTCTTCCTTGGTTCGACGCAAGGTTTGCGGAGCGATAAGCAACTTGAGCCGGTTCAGGCTGTCATGATGCTCCTCGGTGTTGCACTCAATCGGCCGGCGGTAGGTCCGGCCAAAATTCTCTAGCGCACCCAGCAGACCGGGTTGCACAAAGTCAAAGAGGCACCACAGGTCAACCAGGGAATTTTCCACCGGCGTACCCGTGCAGGAAATACGGAAATCCGCTTTCAGTTTTTTCGCGGCAAGTGTAACTCGCGTACCAGGCGTCTTGATGCGTTGCGCTTCATCGCAGATGACAAACGCAAATTCCTGGCGGGCAAACGAAAATTCATAACCCGTTAATACCTCGTAGGTCGTAACAATGACTTTGTAGTTCCCGAGCCAGTCTGGTTTGAGCAGGTCGGTAATACCGCGGGTCTGCAGTTGCTCGTCGATGAGGTCTATTGGCTGTTTTTTCTCTCGCAGCTCGTCGCCATGTAACACAAGGTGGGCGGGATAAGCGGGCGTGAAGAATCGCTCAATTTCCTGAGACCAATTTTCTAGCAAGCTTTTCGGCGCGACAACCAGTGACGGCTTCCCGGCAGGATTCTGTTCATAGAACCAGCCAAGCACCGCGAGCAACTGAAGAGTCTTGCCAAGGCCCATGTCGTCTGCGAGCAGCGCTCCTCGACAGTCCGAGGGGCTAAGCGCGACGAGATGCTGAAACCAGGCAATGCCCTGTCGCTGATGCAGCTTCAGCGAAACGGATGGTCGCAGGGACGCCGGCAAGATTGCCTTCGCATCGTCAGGAGGCGTCAGGACAGCCCTTCTCGCCTCCTGATAGTCAATCTCGTTGAAGTTGGTCTTGACGAGTAGGCTTTCCCTCCCCCTGCTTGACTTTGACTCTTTGCCAGCCGTTTCCGCCTTAACCTTTTCACTGGCGGCAATCATCGAACCGAAAGCGTCGGCGAGCTGCCGTGCCTGGACAGTATCTATGGCCGTTGGCAGTTCACGGTCTCGCACCTCGTCCATGCCATCCCTTTCTGCCTGCTGAACCGACTGCTCGAAGTTTCGAACCCATTCGGGAGTGAGCGGAATGAACACTTGACCATCGTGTCCGGACAGTGTGACTGAGACCATTGGAGTGAGCTCGTGGGGTACCCAGCCGCCATCATCATCCGCGTCGGAAGAAGCGCTCTGCATGACCGGTACATACATGGGCTTGGCTACACCGATTCCGTGAATCCGCTCGCTGTACCCAGCCAACGTGTAGACATCCGTAAAATCAATACGCGCTGCGGCTTGGCTCCGCCACAAAAACAAAGCTTGTCGGGCGGTCTCAAGTTGGGAGGTAGATTCAGCATCGACGGTAAGGTCGAACTCGTTCCACGGAAACAGCTCCCGCTCCTCGCGGAGGGCACTCTCCAGGGCAGTCACAAATTCCGCGAGTAACGCCGTATCTTCAAATCTGCAATCAAACGTTCGTGCCGTACCATCAGCGTAGTGTTCCGTCACAACAAGTCCTACGGTGTCGATGCGACCATCAGTCACCCGAGTCCCGACCGAGAAGATGGTAGTAAGCGGACCAGCGGAGGCCCTATCCAGTAAGAAGTCGTCTTCGTCGAGCACGTCCATAGCTCTGTCGCCGAGGAAAGCCCACGGGTTGTGGAGAAACTTCTCAGCTCGTGCGCCAGCAACACGACGTCCTGGCATGTCGCGCTTGATGACTTGGAGAACCTTGCGAACGGGTTCGGACAACACGATTCGGACCCGGCCGCCATCGCTACTTACAAGGTCATAGTGTGGCTGAACGGTTTCAAACTGGTCAAAGGCACGTAGCCATCCGTCGGGCGCACGATCAAACGTGGGTATGACCGTGTGAACACGGCCGAATGGGGTGTCTTCCCTCGCTTGAGGAAGGCGAAGCCTGTCTGGTGTCAAGACGTGGGTCGTCGCCAGGTATTGGGATTTGTACAGAGCGCCCGCAACATCCATTTGGGAGCGAATCTTGCCCCAACCCAGTTCATTGAAATGCTGGGTGCGCTGCTCGGCAGAGCGACGCTGAAACTGTTCGATGGCCTCGACCGCTTTCCAGGTTGCCGCCGGGAGCAGGGCCTCCTCATTGTCGGCAATCAGCACTGCGCCTATCCGTCGAGCCGCACGAATGCTCCGTCCGTCCAGCTCCCAGCTTTCGACGGACAGGTCGAAGGATAAATCCGATAACGTGGCTTGATGATTTAGGACAGGCTGGAACGGTCGTTCAGGTGGCACAACGAAGCTCGCAAGCGACGAGTGATGTTCAGGCATCTCCCTCAGCTTGAAAAACTCTGACCAAGGCAAGAGAAGGCAATCGACGTTAACCGACGCGGCGCCTTCCTGAGCCAGCTGAAGGAGGTAGTGAGCAAGGACAAACTCGTGCCGCTCAACGGCATACACCCTTGTGCGAAGCTCGTCGACTGTCCGGGCCGGCAACGGGAAGGCCAGTTTGAACACGATGCCGCGCTCGGTCCACTCCGGCTGAAAGCTCGGGTGCGCGACATTATTCGACGCGCCGCGTTTGAACAGGTTGAAAAATGCCATATTTACCCCGCGTAATACCACGCCGAACGTGAGTTAGCCCACTTGAAGCCCCACGCCCTCAGTTGTCGGCCAAGCGCCATGTCCTGTTGCGGGTCTTCGACCCATAGTCGCCCGCCAGTGGCTTGGCGCCTATCGTCGATGTAGGCACCAATGTATTGCTCGACCTCGGCCTCGAGCGCCGCCATGGAAAACGGCGCTTGGGCGGCGACTCGGGATGGGGCGGTGGGCGACGCCGACGTTGGCCCCCCCGGCCCCGATCGGGGTGGCGTCTTCTCTGGTCGCGTTTCGACTGAGACGTGGCGGGGCAGTCGCGACTGCTTCGCGTCGTCATCGGGCCGTATGCCAAGCCGGCCTAGCTCGTACGCCGCACTGGACTGCCAGCCCGCGTTATGGATGATTCGGCAACGGGCTCCAGCGCGAAATCCGTAGCGCAAATCTTCGGTGCCGCCGTGATAGGTCGGTGAGTATCTGTCGAACTGGAGCGTTGCAGAGTCGTACACATACGCGGCATTGCCCGTTGTACTGAACTCGACAATGATGTACTCGCCAATCTGCATGATGAACGCATCGATGTTCTTGTTCCCGTATAGCGTCGCGTACGCGCCCACCTCACGTGCGATGAGCTCCCGGATTTCGCGGTTGCTCCGCGCGAGTAAGACGGTTTCACTGCTGAAAATCAGGCGGGTCCACGAAATCTGCTGCATATAGCGGCTCCAGAACGCAAGTCGACCCTCGTCGGCGCTATTGCGGGCCGCCAGCACATCGAAGAAGTCGCGCAGATTACCTTCATTGACCCACTGCAAGACCATTCGCCAGACAGTATCGGGTACGCGATTCCATGCTGTCGCAATGCCTGCCGCCTTTAGTTTTGGATTGCGCCAGACGTCCTTGCCCACGACATAATCCCGCAGCTCATGGTGGACGGGATGCCCGGGAATGCGGCAATATCGTTCGAGAAGCGTTTCGAGGGCTTCATCGCGGAACACGGGCCGAGATTTGATGAGTGCGATCAGTCGAGGTATCTGCGCCACGAAACGTTCGTCCGCATAGCTGACGCTCGACTTCACCGCGCTGAGGACCAATGCATGCCAGAACCAGCTGCTCTCCGGGATGCCGACGCTCTCAACAATCAAATCGAGGGTAGTCCGGTCACCGGCAATGTAACGGTCCGCGAACTCGTCCGCAGCCGTTTCACTGATGAGCGCGGGGTGCCGTCGCAAAGCGGCAAGCCACTCGGGGACCGTCGCCTTACCGCTGGCGTTGTCGATGTACGGCCAAGTCGTAACAAGTAACTGTCTCAGCGACAACCACCCGTTATGCTCATTCTCCTGCGCGGAAAGCGGGTCGTACGAGAAATACGAAACTAGCAGCCCGAACCAGGTCAAACGCCACAACGTGCCGGCGGCCGCCTCGTCCTGGTAGTACCCGAGAAGTGCGGCCAGTCTGTCGCTGCCTATGGGCCTCGTTCCCCGGCGCTCGGCAACCGGCTGATTTAGAGCGCTTGCAAGAGTGTCTCTCTGCGATTCGTCGAGTTCTTGTCCGCGCAGGAAGGCGAGTGCAGACGCGTATGCGTCGTGCGCAGAAGGACGTGCACTTGCGTATTCTTGAAAAGCCCGCCGTGCCTGGTCACTCGCCTTTTCCACCAGTGCCGGCTGTCCCAGTCCCGTATAGTCGGAACGGAAAGCGGCAAGCTTCCTGTCAAGCGCCGTCTTCAGTCGGGCGAGCGCGTCGGTACCTAGCTGCATTGCCCGAACTCATTTGAGATGGGTGCGAGCGGTACGGAGGGCTGCTCATCGAGCGCCCAGAAGTCGACCTTCAGTTCGACCCGGCGGCTCGCTTCCTTGGACTCCTTTGTGGAATTAAATGAGTATCCGCCGACAAGGAAGAGGTCACGGATCTGGGCTTTTTGTGCAATGCTCAATGGTATTTCGTCCTGACTTGGTAGAGCGAAAAGCGCGCAAACTACGCGTCGGCTGCGATCAAGGCTCAGCCCCAAGTTGTATAGATAGCTGCCATCCTGGTCGGTAAACCCTTCCACGACGATGCGACGAATCCATTTCCTGCCAATATCTGTCTGTTGCGCCTTCAGAAGAACCGGTACGTAGTTGCGTAGGAATGTCGCCCCGCTGGTTGAGATGTCTGACCTTCCACTATCGAACCGGACGATGTCGCCGAGGTCGATTCGATAAGTGGTTTCGTTTACCTTTACCTCTGGAAACCGCCGCGACACTTCCTTGATTTGGGCCATTAGTTCGCGGATATCCGTTTCGCGCTGTACCTTCCGCTGCTCAACGGACGAAACGCTCCGCGTGACGGTGATAAGTGTGGCGGCCATGACGACCAGGAACAGGGTCATCAGTGCGGACATCAAGTCTGAAAAAGAAATCCAGAAAGGACTTTCGCCATCGGACCTGCCGGGGCGTTTGATTACGATTCGTGGAAACATGGACTCACGCCGCGCGCTTCATGCGCTGAAGGGCAATACCGAGCTCCTGGACGACGCCGGTCAGCTGCTGGACTCCGTGACCGAGATGACGGTCCGTCTCTCCGATGGTCTGACGCAGCTGGTTCGTCATAGCGTTGCCAAACTGCTCGAACGACTCGGTAAGTGTCTCATTGACGCCGTTCAAATATTCGGTGGCCTGCCGTTCCGCCTCGCGGAGCGTTTGCACAATCCGCTCAAGGTCCGTGAGCATGGATTGGGTCAGCCCAGCCTCTTTTCCAGCAGACTCGACGAGCCCCTTCAGGATGCCAACATATTCCTGGACGGTCTCACGGGTACGGTCATACTGCTGGAATGCCTGAGTGACCGTTGCGGACGCCGACTGGAGCACTGAAGTGGCGCGCTGCAAGTCGCTCGCAACGGCCGCTGATTTTTCGAACACGTTAGCAACAGAAGCGCCCGCGGTTTCAAACCGGTTCGCCGCCGAACTCATGGTTGCCGCACCGTTGTTCATTCCATCGATTGCCCGGATACTGACAGTCTGAAGCGCGTCGATATTGGCTTGCGTCCGCGCAGACAGGCCAGTAACCGCTTCGATCATCACTTTCAGTTGTGCGGATAGGTTGGCAACCACTTCTTCGGTGTGGAGAGCAAGCGCCTCGTTCCGAGCCTGTTCCTGAGTGGCGGCCGCGTCCCGTGTTGCCTGTAACTGGGCCACAGAAGCGGATATTTCCTCCAGAACGCGGCCGACTACATCGCTCATCGTCTGGCTGTTGGCCTCCTGCTGTTTCGCGGCATCGACGCCCAGATCGACCGCAAACTGGCGCATCTGCGCAGCCATCATTTCCTGGTGGCCCGAGAGGCCGGTGATGATTTCCTCGGTTCGGCGGCCCAGCGACTCATTGCGCTGCTGTTCCTGCAGCGCTGACCGACTCCTGCTGTCCGCGAGGCTCTGGAGCGTCTCGTTGACACGCTCCATCACCTGACCAACGGTGTCGTCCATCACTCGCCTGGACTTGCTGTGCTCGTCGGCAACCAGTTGTCGGAACTCATTTACGAAGTCCCGCATTTGCGCGGTCATCAGCTCCTGGTTTGCGGATGCGTTTGTAAGGGCCTCCTCAAGCCTTCTAGTGACCTGAGTCGACGCGTGCTCGTTGGTTCTGGAGATGTCGCCCAGCAACTGTTGCATGGAATTCTGAACCGCCTGCATGGCGCCCAGTGACCGCTCAATCTGTTCGCTCGCTCCGCGCATCTGACCGCCAAAGGTGTCTTCGAGCTTGGCCATAAATCCCGCCAGCATCGATTCGAGCATGCTGCTGACAGCCTCCCCGTTTCCACGGCTGGTCTGCTCCATCGCATCGGTCATCCGCTGGAGCGGCGCAGCGAGC from Paraburkholderia edwinii includes the following:
- a CDS encoding helicase-related protein, yielding MTRNFQASTLLRGLKDFQRATVEYVFARMFDENDPAMRFLVADEVGLGKTMIAKGVIAKTIDHLERTGERLDIVYVCSNAEIAAQNIKRLMLPGQSMIPHATRLTLLPLITDKLDSRRVNLISFTPGTTFGKKKGGGRRTGRKEERRLIYQMLRELDGVHDRGFRHALRGSAGDYWDTEAQIVIKYDKAIEQEYRERVAENSTLLAELREIAVVYSDRRMKISEINQARCMKLIGDLRALLARVCLVALKPALVILDEFQRFNELFDDPEAGENPAAELAHQLFNYEGRARVLLLSATPYKMFARDDEDEDHYADFLHTLRFLFPGDRETIAALKANISALRTGMLGTKNMAGLAKLDPVKNRIESALKRVMCRTERVEATQHADSMVVERPLTPQLSQRDLKDFRALEELADELKERETIEYWKSSPYLLNFMGQYAFKDAVREQTGSKTSGIHAAFSERNLALLEKRDINGYKAIDPGNARLRALIDRIDTEGLWKLLWMPPSMKYWGAGGEYKQIGSVSKHLVFSAWNVVPDALAALLSFEAERRIVSDIDRKLKYTEMPRRFGQQLRFSNSPDGRPAGMSALLLAFPSQALARIVDPLNLHDDGITVPTYAAAREHAMNLIGPALRPLVNSRVTDGPVDRRWYWVALARIEAVQHPEGRRWCSERWAEARLARHDDDADSSTGFDAHVRFWLDAWDNKIEELGRVPSDLIEVLADIALAAPATCALRTLSRIWPHGETPSEMLDAAARIAEGLRSQFNSPRAVAMLKAVEDEDSYWQSALQYGADGNLQALLDEYAHILFDSHGLGERSAAEGYETLAKAMFEAMSLRSATLRPDEIVVQDGRVSVAPLDTAIRTHFALRFGTQDEEEGAVARKESVQAAFNSPFWPFVLASTSIGQEGLDFHCWCHSVIHWNLPSNPVDMEQREGRVHRYKGYAVRKNVASCHGEAALRRASHGNLDLWNGLFNLAVENRPADSNDLIPYWIYETEGGARIERTVMALPLSCDEARYRRLKRSLALYRLVFAQPRQEDLLACLEQTMSENDAKREVARWRISLRPDSTPGTPRN
- a CDS encoding SNF2-related protein, with the protein product MAFFNLFKRGASNNVAHPSFQPEWTERGIVFKLAFPLPARTVDELRTRVYAVERHEFVLAHYLLQLAQEGAASVNVDCLLLPWSEFFKLREMPEHHSSLASFVVPPERPFQPVLNHQATLSDLSFDLSVESWELDGRSIRAARRIGAVLIADNEEALLPAATWKAVEAIEQFQRRSAEQRTQHFNELGWGKIRSQMDVAGALYKSQYLATTHVLTPDRLRLPQAREDTPFGRVHTVIPTFDRAPDGWLRAFDQFETVQPHYDLVSSDGGRVRIVLSEPVRKVLQVIKRDMPGRRVAGARAEKFLHNPWAFLGDRAMDVLDEDDFLLDRASAGPLTTIFSVGTRVTDGRIDTVGLVVTEHYADGTARTFDCRFEDTALLAEFVTALESALREERELFPWNEFDLTVDAESTSQLETARQALFLWRSQAAARIDFTDVYTLAGYSERIHGIGVAKPMYVPVMQSASSDADDDGGWVPHELTPMVSVTLSGHDGQVFIPLTPEWVRNFEQSVQQAERDGMDEVRDRELPTAIDTVQARQLADAFGSMIAASEKVKAETAGKESKSSRGRESLLVKTNFNEIDYQEARRAVLTPPDDAKAILPASLRPSVSLKLHQRQGIAWFQHLVALSPSDCRGALLADDMGLGKTLQLLAVLGWFYEQNPAGKPSLVVAPKSLLENWSQEIERFFTPAYPAHLVLHGDELREKKQPIDLIDEQLQTRGITDLLKPDWLGNYKVIVTTYEVLTGYEFSFARQEFAFVICDEAQRIKTPGTRVTLAAKKLKADFRISCTGTPVENSLVDLWCLFDFVQPGLLGALENFGRTYRRPIECNTEEHHDSLNRLKLLIAPQTLRRTKEDIADELKKKYFVLQGLTEAVASLSINPPDGERLEVAISGYQLVLYKGGLKKLLDAAAEQDARQRARLSFGALHLMKAVCAEPYCLPGSRFAPDKRGLDAHLENSPKMRWLLEQLRQVKCRSEKAIIFTELREVQAALAYFIHQRFGLKPSVVNGDTQGRQAFIDRFSGIDGFNVIILSTLAAGAGLNVTAANHVFHYTRAWNAAKENQATDRAYRIGQERDVFVYCPTVVADFPTFEVRLDEMLKRKGKLAGTTMNSSSMEAMLNGNVEDVRMSELLGDLPASASTQPRYLTLEDIDRLDGGSFEYFCRLLWEKRGYVASVTAKRGGDGGIDVIALRGKDGELLQCKSSANVEVGWDAVKEVAAGAARYQNTYSGTRFRRVCVTNRRFNTGAHSQAEANRVQLIERDQLEHLLLQYPLTVDELDDELLRGLPLSSAA
- a CDS encoding EH signature domain-containing protein yields the protein MQLGTDALARLKTALDRKLAAFRSDYTGLGQPALVEKASDQARRAFQEYASARPSAHDAYASALAFLRGQELDESQRDTLASALNQPVAERRGTRPIGSDRLAALLGYYQDEAAAGTLWRLTWFGLLVSYFSYDPLSAQENEHNGWLSLRQLLVTTWPYIDNASGKATVPEWLAALRRHPALISETAADEFADRYIAGDRTTLDLIVESVGIPESSWFWHALVLSAVKSSVSYADERFVAQIPRLIALIKSRPVFRDEALETLLERYCRIPGHPVHHELRDYVVGKDVWRNPKLKAAGIATAWNRVPDTVWRMVLQWVNEGNLRDFFDVLAARNSADEGRLAFWSRYMQQISWTRLIFSSETVLLARSNREIRELIAREVGAYATLYGNKNIDAFIMQIGEYIIVEFSTTGNAAYVYDSATLQFDRYSPTYHGGTEDLRYGFRAGARCRIIHNAGWQSSAAYELGRLGIRPDDDAKQSRLPRHVSVETRPEKTPPRSGPGGPTSASPTAPSRVAAQAPFSMAALEAEVEQYIGAYIDDRRQATGGRLWVEDPQQDMALGRQLRAWGFKWANSRSAWYYAG
- a CDS encoding OmpA family protein encodes the protein MFPRIVIKRPGRSDGESPFWISFSDLMSALMTLFLVVMAATLITVTRSVSSVEQRKVQRETDIRELMAQIKEVSRRFPEVKVNETTYRIDLGDIVRFDSGRSDISTSGATFLRNYVPVLLKAQQTDIGRKWIRRIVVEGFTDQDGSYLYNLGLSLDRSRRVVCALFALPSQDEIPLSIAQKAQIRDLFLVGGYSFNSTKESKEASRRVELKVDFWALDEQPSVPLAPISNEFGQCS